GCTATCTCTTCCCTTATTTCCCTTGCCTTTTCCCTTATCTGTACGAGCATAAAAGCGCCTCCTATCTTAAAGTGGACTCAAACCTGTCGATGGTGGAAGGGGATATTTTCGGGGTGAATGAACTGACTACCGCCGCCACTGCGAAGTTGACTATGAGCCCGACGAATCCCTCGTGAAGGCCCATCGGCGACGGAACCCCCATGAACTTTATGGCCACCACCGTTGCCAGACCAGCCAGAAGCCCGGTCACGATACCGGCTTTCGTGGGCCATTTGGCGAAGAGACCGAGAAAGACCGCAGGGAAGAACTGGGTAACCCCCGAGTATCCCACCAGGAGCAACGACACCAACATGGATGGGGCAAAGATCGCCAAAAGCACCGCCAACACCGTCAGGACCGGCACCAGTGCCCTTCCCAGCTTTGCCACCGCCATGTCCTCCATCTCCGGCTTAAAGCCCTTCTGTATGACGTTTCTGGCCATCAGGTTGGAGGAAGTGAGAATGAGCCCCGAGGAAGTCGAAATAGATGCCGCAAGGCCTCCTGCCCCTATGAATCCAGCCAGAAGAGGTGGAAAGTTGTTGACCAAGGCTATGAGCATGGCATGGTCCGGTTTTGTTATGGTCCCCGCAAAGGCTGGATCAATCCCCGCCTTGGCCGCACAGGTAAAGCCCACCACCATTATAGGTATCATGGTCAGGGAGTAAAGAGGCAGTATCGTTGCGTTTCTGCGGACCACCTTCTCGCTCTTCGCTGCGTAGGTCGCGGTGAAGATATGGGGCCACATCCAGAAACCGAGGCCGCAGATGAGGGACACCGACGCGACCCAGAATATCCCCAGCCCCGCGCTGTCCGGCAGGGTTAGGTGGTTGGGCTTGATCTCCTGAAGGATCTCCCACACCTTGGCCGTTCCACCGAAGAACTTGTGGGGGAATATAAACCCTATGGACACCATCCCGAAGAGCATGATGATGGCCTGAAGGAAGTTGGTCCAGCCGATGCCCCTGAGCCCCGAGACGTAGACGAATATCACCGCAGCTATGAAGCTTATGATTACAGCAATCTGCCAGGAGATAGCCCCTCCCGACGCCAGTTGAACTATCATACCCGCTCCCATTATCTGAAGCTGGAGGTAGGGAATGGAGAAGATGACCCCTATAAAGGCCACGAAGACCCCCAGCCAACGGCTCTCGTATCTGTCCGCTATAAAGTCGGGCTGGCTTATGTATTTAAGCCTGGATCCCAGCCTGTTTATCCTGGGCCCTATGAAGAAATAAAGCCCATATGCGATGGATCCGTAGGCCATGGCGTAGACGATGCTCATTCCCTTGGAATAGGCCCATCCCGCCAAGCCTAAAAAGGCGAAGGCACTGTATATCTCCGCTGCCGCGGTGGTGTAGAAAAGGAAGGTCCCGAACGACCGACCTCCTACGAAATAGTTCTCCATGCTGAAGGCCTGGTTTCTCCCCGCCAGGACCCCCACCACCGTGGTGACTATCAACCAACCGAATATTATGGCTATGGAGATGGTCATCTGTCCTCACCGTCCTCTTTTGCCCTGACGATGTAGGCGTAGGTCATCAGGCAGGTGGTTATGGGGACCATCAAGCCGGACCAGAATAGGATGAAAGGCACCCCGAAAATAACCGGACTCACCCGGTTTGCCAGGTTCAACACAGGGGGCATATACCCCGCCACTATCAGCGCAAAGCACCAAAGCACCTTTCGCTCTCCTCTTGTAAGACCCACAAAAAACACCTCCGAAAGTATGGAATAGTATGCACTATAGCACGGAGGCCCTTTTTAGGGAACCCCGATTCACAAAGGCTCCCTATAAAAACCTATTTTCATAATGTAAGGGATGATTCCGCCCGTTTTCTCGATATTCTCCACAATATTAGGGCTGTTGGTGCTATCACAAGCTGAGCCCATGCGATGACTCTCATTGCTCCAGAGGTGCCAA
This genomic interval from Dethiosulfovibrio salsuginis contains the following:
- a CDS encoding sodium:solute symporter family protein — protein: MTISIAIIFGWLIVTTVVGVLAGRNQAFSMENYFVGGRSFGTFLFYTTAAAEIYSAFAFLGLAGWAYSKGMSIVYAMAYGSIAYGLYFFIGPRINRLGSRLKYISQPDFIADRYESRWLGVFVAFIGVIFSIPYLQLQIMGAGMIVQLASGGAISWQIAVIISFIAAVIFVYVSGLRGIGWTNFLQAIIMLFGMVSIGFIFPHKFFGGTAKVWEILQEIKPNHLTLPDSAGLGIFWVASVSLICGLGFWMWPHIFTATYAAKSEKVVRRNATILPLYSLTMIPIMVVGFTCAAKAGIDPAFAGTITKPDHAMLIALVNNFPPLLAGFIGAGGLAASISTSSGLILTSSNLMARNVIQKGFKPEMEDMAVAKLGRALVPVLTVLAVLLAIFAPSMLVSLLLVGYSGVTQFFPAVFLGLFAKWPTKAGIVTGLLAGLATVVAIKFMGVPSPMGLHEGFVGLIVNFAVAAVVSSFTPKISPSTIDRFESTLR
- a CDS encoding DUF3311 domain-containing protein; this encodes MGLTRGERKVLWCFALIVAGYMPPVLNLANRVSPVIFGVPFILFWSGLMVPITTCLMTYAYIVRAKEDGEDR